The window AAAAAACAACTGGTAGCCGATCAGCCCGATGTGATCTTACTGGATATCCAGATGCCGGGCACAAACGGATTACAGGCGTTGCCATTTATTAAAAAAGCCCTTCCACACACGCACATAATTATCCTTACGGTTTTCGATTCGCCTGAGCTCGTTTTCGAAGCATTAACTATGGGAGCGGGGGCTATCTAACTAAAAACTCGAGTGCAGCAAAAATTATAGATGCAGTTAGGGAAGTAAGTACCGGTGGTGGAGCCATGAGCACCAATGTAGCCAGGATAGTAATGCATTCCTTCCAAAAAAACCTCGATTCGCCCTTAACCAAACGCGAAACAGAGATTTTAGACAGAATTGCTAACGGACAAACCAAATCACAAATTGCCAACGATCTTTTCATTGATCAGGAAACCGTGCGGAGTCA is drawn from Pedobacter sp. HDW13 and contains these coding sequences:
- a CDS encoding response regulator transcription factor; translation: MSQNLRIVLIEDDDIIRMGYESLLTDVPEFSVVNSYASYDLAKKQLVADQPDVILLDIQMPGTNGLQALPFIKKALPHTHIIILTVFDSPELVFEALTMGAGAI
- a CDS encoding response regulator transcription factor, with the protein product MSTNVARIVMHSFQKNLDSPLTKRETEILDRIANGQTKSQIANDLFIDQETVRSHVKNIYIKLDVNSKSDAIKTAKEKRFI